A DNA window from Hevea brasiliensis isolate MT/VB/25A 57/8 chromosome 2, ASM3005281v1, whole genome shotgun sequence contains the following coding sequences:
- the LOC131175802 gene encoding uncharacterized protein LOC131175802 — protein MLGISYGELFLLLGATAALIGPKDLPVIARTAGRLAGRAIGYVQLARGQFENVMQQSQARQVHKELQDTMAQLEAIRHEIRSISILNPGPLTRRLVDNIDPSSGSNASSVPENLDAENTLKATVSKPHIEQTNGGSIPTATISKASGLCIMHSQATAYARLAESSASKLGLVQSNADAGDLVDGVGLLNVLPVSAESTGMLPNRPDDVRGSDIVLEAVLEAEVAHNAKDFFAQPQNQIKCE, from the exons ATGCTTGGGATCTCTTATGGAGAACTCTTCCTCTTGCTCGGAGCCACTGCTGCACTTATTG GACCCAAGGATCTACCAGTAATAGCAAGAACAGCTGGGAGATTAGCTGGTCGAGCCATTGGCTATGTCCAGTTGGCTCGGGGTCAATTCGAGAACGTCATGCAGCAATCTCAAGCCCGCCAA GTCCACAAGGAACTTCAAGACACAATGGCTCAACTTGAAGCCATACGTCATGAAATTCGAAGCATATCTATCTTGAATCCAGGTCCATTAACTCGGAGGCTAGTAGATAACATTGATCCTTCATCTGGCTCTAATG CCAGTAGCGTTCCTGAAAATCTAGATGCAGAGAATACACTGAAAGCTACTGTTTCCAAGCCTCATATTGAGCAAACAAATGGAGGGAGTATACCAACAGCTACCATTTCCAAG GCATCGGGTTTATGTATTATGCACAGCCAAGCAACTGCATATGCAAGATTGGCTGAATCCTCTGCCTCAAAGCTTGGCTTAGTTCAAAGTAATGCAGATGCTGGAGATCTTGTTGATGGTGTGGGTCTTCTGAACGTTCTTCCTGTATCTGCTGAAAGTACTGGGATGTTACCAAATCGCCCAG ATGATGTGAGAGGATCTGACATTGTGCTGGAAGCTGTATTGGAGGCTGAGGTGGCTCACAATGCCAAAGATTTTTTTGCACAACcccaaaatcaaataaaatgtGAATGA
- the LOC110659665 gene encoding tryptophan synthase alpha chain: MAFTLKSTPTSFVHLKKPETHLFLRFASCKSTVVSTRRFAPMAALTIAPTLGVSDTFSNLRKQGKVAFIPYITAGDPDLSTTAEALKVLDSCGSDIIELGVPYSDPLADGPVIQAAATRSLARGTNFDAITSMLKEVAPQLTCPIALFTYYNPILKRGIEKFMFTVKDSGVKGLVVPDVPLEESELLRKEAFKNNIELVLLTTPTTPVERMKAIVEASEGFVYLVSSVGVTGARASVSDRVQTLLQDIKEATTKPVAVGFGISKPEHVKQVARWGADGVIVGSAMVKLLGEAKSPEEGLKELENLAKSLKSALP; the protein is encoded by the exons ATGGCTTTTACCCTGAAATCAACACCAACTAGCTTCGTCCACCTCAAGAAGCCGGAGACCCATCTCTTTCTTCGATTCGCCTCCTGCAAATCTACTGTTGTTTCAACCAGAAGATTCGCTCCAATGGCTGCGCTGACGATAGCCCCTACACTTGGTGTATCTGACACGTTCTCCAATCTGAGAAAACAAGGCAAA GTCGCATTCATTCCATATATCACAGCTGGTGACCCTGACCTTTCAACCACAGCAGAAGCCTTGAAGGTGCTGGATTCCTGTGGATCTGACATAATTGAACTGGGTGTTCCTTACTCTGATCCGCTGGCAGATGGTCCAGTTATTCAG GCAGCAGCTACTCGTTCCTTGGCAAGagggaccaattttgatgcaataacATCAATGTTGAAGGAG GTGGCTCCACAATTAACCTGTCCAATTGCTTTATTTACATATTACAACCCAATATTAAAGCGTGGAATTGAGAAGTTTATGTTCACTGTAAAAGATAGCGGTGTAAAAG GACTTGTTGTCCCAGATGTACCTCTAGAGGAATCTGAACTTTTGAGGAAGGAAGCCTTCAAGAATAATATTGAACTG GTACTTCTTACAACACCAACTACTCCTGTAGAAAGAATGAAAGCCATTGTTGAAGCATCAGAGGGATTTGTGTATCTT GTGAGCTCAGTTGGAGTTACTGGTGCCCGTGCATCTGTAAGTGATCGAGTACAAACTCTTCTGCAGGACATTAAAGAG GCAACAACTAAGCCTGTAGCAGTTGGCTTTGGCATATCAAAACCTGAGCATGTGAAACAG GTAGCAAGATGGGGTGCTGATGGTGTCATTGTTGGTAGTGCTATGGTAAAATTGTTGGGTGAAGCAAAATCTCCAGAGGAAGGGTTGAAGGAACTAGAAAATTTAGCCAAATCGTTGAAGTCTGCACTTCCTTGA